In Sphingomonas sp., a single window of DNA contains:
- a CDS encoding ATP-dependent Clp protease proteolytic subunit, with the protein MSDSQSPLQRYPLLATPHVRLQGTVDNAMYQNFREQLLAAPSDGPLVVTLSTLGGDPEVARLMADELRLLREATARELLFLGKVAVYSAGATFMSGFPVDKRFLTRGTRLMLHERQMQSSLELSGPLRMLPAILKAKLAEIEHSIAIEEEGFQALVAGSRVDFEELRRRAPYNWYIEAEEARELGLVLDVI; encoded by the coding sequence ATGTCCGATTCCCAGAGCCCGCTCCAGCGCTATCCGCTGCTCGCCACCCCGCATGTGCGGCTGCAGGGCACGGTGGACAATGCGATGTATCAGAATTTTCGGGAGCAGTTGCTCGCCGCGCCCAGCGACGGCCCGCTGGTAGTCACGCTCTCGACGCTTGGCGGCGACCCTGAAGTTGCCCGATTGATGGCCGACGAGCTGCGGCTGCTCCGCGAAGCCACGGCGCGCGAGCTGCTGTTCCTCGGCAAGGTCGCGGTCTATTCCGCCGGCGCTACCTTCATGTCGGGCTTCCCGGTCGACAAGCGCTTCCTCACCCGCGGCACGAGGCTGATGCTGCACGAGCGTCAGATGCAGTCCTCACTGGAACTGTCCGGCCCGCTGCGCATGCTGCCCGCGATCCTCAAAGCCAAGCTTGCCGAGATTGAGCATTCGATCGCGATCGAGGAAGAGGGCTTCCAGGCGCTGGTCGCGGGCTCGCGCGTCGATTTCGAGGAGTTGCGCCGCCGCGCCCCCTATAACTGGTATATCGAAGCCGAAGAGGCGCGCGAACTGGGGCTGGTGCTCGACGTGATCTGA
- the zapE gene encoding cell division protein ZapE, translated as MTRVLDRYRALVSAGELRSDREQEAAAARLDALAEELQAAPRKGSVLWKLTGRKPAVPRGLYLWGGVGRGKSMLMDLFFDSLDIRRKRRVHFHEFMLEVHERLNAERLKDTADPVVAVADALASDTRLLAFDELVVNNPPDAMILSRLFTAMMTHGLTVVATSNRPPKDLYKDGLNRQLFLPFIDLIGERMDVLALNGPVDYRRDRLGSVDTWLVPNGPEATATLSAAFFRLTDYPVEDRARVPTCQVPIPGGREILVPKCVKGVAVFSFKRLCGEARGAPDYLAIARRFHTVIVVGIPQLGPENRNEAARFVTLVDALYEHKVKLLAAADAVPEHLYEKGEGRFEFDRTVSRLLEMQSDDYLAKGHGAD; from the coding sequence ATGACCCGCGTTCTCGATCGTTACCGCGCCCTCGTCTCTGCCGGCGAGCTTCGCTCCGATCGCGAGCAGGAGGCCGCCGCCGCCCGGCTCGATGCACTGGCCGAGGAGTTGCAGGCCGCACCGCGCAAGGGCAGCGTGCTGTGGAAGCTCACCGGCCGCAAGCCGGCGGTGCCGCGCGGGCTCTACCTGTGGGGCGGCGTCGGCCGGGGCAAGTCGATGCTGATGGACCTGTTCTTCGACAGCCTCGACATCCGCCGAAAGCGCCGCGTCCATTTCCACGAATTCATGCTCGAGGTGCACGAGCGGCTGAACGCCGAGCGCCTTAAGGACACCGCCGACCCTGTGGTCGCGGTTGCCGATGCGCTGGCCAGCGACACGCGGCTGCTCGCGTTCGACGAGCTGGTGGTGAACAACCCGCCCGATGCGATGATCCTGTCGCGGCTGTTCACCGCGATGATGACGCATGGCCTCACCGTGGTCGCCACCTCGAACCGGCCACCCAAGGACCTCTACAAGGATGGGCTCAACCGCCAGCTGTTCCTGCCCTTCATCGATCTGATCGGCGAGCGGATGGACGTGCTCGCGCTGAACGGCCCGGTGGATTATCGCCGTGACCGTCTGGGCAGCGTCGATACCTGGCTGGTGCCGAACGGTCCCGAAGCCACCGCAACGCTCTCCGCCGCCTTTTTCCGGCTGACCGACTATCCAGTGGAGGACCGCGCGCGCGTCCCCACCTGCCAGGTGCCGATCCCCGGCGGGCGCGAGATCCTGGTACCCAAATGCGTGAAGGGCGTCGCAGTTTTCTCATTCAAGCGGCTGTGCGGCGAGGCGCGCGGCGCACCCGACTATCTCGCCATCGCGCGGCGTTTCCACACGGTGATCGTGGTCGGGATCCCCCAGCTGGGGCCGGAGAACCGCAACGAGGCGGCGCGCTTCGTCACGCTGGTCGACGCCCTCTACGAGCACAAGGTCAAACTGCTCGCCGCTGCCGATGCCGTTCCCGAACATCTTTACGAAAAGGGCGAAGGCCGCTTCGAATTCGACCGCACCGTTTCGCGCCTGCTCGAGATGCAATCGGACGACTATCTCGCCAAGGGCCATGGAGCGGATTGA
- a CDS encoding succinate dehydrogenase iron-sulfur subunit has translation MAEFRLPKNSRITKGQEHKASPEATRVKKFKIYRYDPDSGENPRYDTFEVDLDDCGPMVLDALIKIKGEQDSSLTFRRSCREGICGSCSMNIGGKNGLACTTAIEDVKGEVQITPLPHMDVIKDLVPDFTHFYAQYASIKPWLQTVTTTPSGKERLQTPKDREKLDGLYECILCACCSTSCPSYWWNSDKFLGPAILLQAYRWLADSRDEMTGERLDQLEDPFRLYRCHTIMNCANACPKGLNPAKAIAEVKKMAAERVL, from the coding sequence ATGGCCGAATTCCGCCTGCCCAAGAACAGCCGTATCACCAAGGGCCAGGAGCACAAGGCGAGCCCCGAAGCCACCCGGGTGAAGAAGTTCAAGATCTACCGCTACGACCCGGATTCGGGCGAGAATCCGCGCTACGACACGTTCGAGGTAGACCTCGACGATTGCGGCCCGATGGTTCTCGACGCGCTGATCAAGATCAAGGGCGAGCAGGATTCGTCGCTGACCTTCCGCCGCTCGTGCCGTGAGGGCATTTGCGGCTCTTGCTCGATGAACATTGGCGGCAAGAACGGCCTAGCCTGCACCACCGCCATCGAGGACGTGAAGGGCGAGGTGCAGATCACCCCGCTGCCGCATATGGACGTGATCAAGGACCTGGTCCCCGATTTCACGCACTTCTACGCGCAATACGCCTCGATCAAGCCGTGGCTGCAGACCGTCACCACCACGCCTTCGGGCAAGGAGCGGCTGCAGACCCCGAAGGACCGCGAGAAGCTCGACGGCCTGTACGAGTGCATCCTGTGCGCCTGCTGCTCGACCTCGTGCCCGAGCTATTGGTGGAACAGCGACAAGTTCCTCGGCCCGGCGATCCTGCTCCAGGCCTATCGCTGGCTCGCCGATTCGCGCGATGAGATGACCGGCGAGCGGCTCGACCAGCTCGAGGATCCGTTCCGCCTGTATCGCTGCCACACGATCATGAACTGCGCGAACGCCTGCCCCAAGGGCCTAAACCCGGCCAAGGCGATCGCCGAAGTGAAGAAGATGGCCGCCGAGCGCGTGCTCTGA